From the genome of Chionomys nivalis chromosome 19, mChiNiv1.1, whole genome shotgun sequence, one region includes:
- the Pdxk gene encoding pyridoxal kinase encodes MEGECRVLSIQSHVVRGYVGNRAAMFPLQVLGFEVDAVNSVQFSNHTGYAHWKGQVLSSQELHELYEGLKINSVNTYDYVLTGYTRDKSFLAMVVDIVGELKQQNSQLVYVCDPVMGDKWNGEGSMYVPQDLLPVYRDKVVPVADIITPNQFEAELLSGRKIHSEEEALEVMDMLHCMGPDTVVITSSDLPSTQGSDYLIALGSQRMRKPDGSTVTQRIRMEMRKVDAVFVGTGDLFAAMLLAWTHKHPDNLKVACEKTVSAMQHVLQRTIRCAKAQAGAGQKPSPAQLELRMVQSKKDIEDPEIVVQATVL; translated from the exons ATGGAGGGAGAGTGCCGGGTACTCTCCATCCAGAGCCATGTCGTCCGCGGCTACGTGGGCAATCGGGCGGCCATGTTCCCGCTGCAG GTTTTGGGATTTGAAGTTGATGCTGTGAACTCCGTGCAGTTTTCGAACCACACAG GCTATGCCCATTGGAAGGGCCAAGTGCTGAGTTCACAGGAGCTCCATGAACTGTATGAAGGTCTCAAGATAAACAGCGTGAATACGTACGACTACGTGCTCACTG GTTACACAAGGGACAAGTCCTTCCTGGCCATGGTGGTGGACATCGTGGGGGAGCTGAAGCAGCAGAACTCCCAGCTCGTGTACG TGTGCGATCCCGTGATGGGGGACAAGTGGAACGGCGAAGGCTCCATG TACGTTCCCCAGGACCTCCTTCCCGTGTACAGGGACAAAGTGGTGCCCGTGGCAGACATCATCACTCCCAACCAGTTTGAGGCTGA GTTGCTGAGTGGCAGAAAAATCCACAGCGAGGAAGAAGCACTGGAG GTGATGGACATGCTACACTGCATGGGTCCGGACACAGTGGTCATCACCAGCTCTGACCTGCCCTCCACACAGGGCAGTGACTACCTGATCGCACTGGGCAGCCAGAGGATGC GGAAACCTGACGGCTCCACGGTGACTCAACGCATCCGGATGGAGATGCGCAAGGTGGATGCCGTCTTCGTGGGCACTGGGGACCTGTTTGCTGCCATGCTTCTGGCATGGACACACAAGCACCCGGACAATCTGAAG GTGGCCTGCGAGAAAACTGTGTCTGCCATGCAACACGTGCTGCAGAGGACCATCCGGTGTGCAAAAG CTCAAGCAGGAGCAGGACAGAAGCCCAGCCCGGCCCAGCTGGAGCTCAGGATGGTCCAGAGCAAAAAGGACATCGAGGACCCCGAGATCGTCGTGCAGGCCACGGTGCTGTGA